The region TACCACTTCACGTATTAAGGGGTTTAATCTAAGGCGGGAAACGGTATAAACCATCTCAAAGGGGATATCCGGAGGATGGAATAGAGTGATACCTGTTACCTTTGCGATCGTTCGATCAGGCATCTGAGATAATCCTATGCCTCAACTTGTCAAAGTTTTATCAACTTTTACTCTCATCTGATTGAGTAGTCTGGACCTCAAGTTTATTGATAACCTTATCCACTCCAAAGACATACCAGGCATCGAATTCTGCCATTTCTTTTACACTTTGATCGGGCACCAGACCTTCTAGAGTAACCACACGATTTTGGGTACTGACGTGGATTTGATCTGCGTTTACGAAGGGATCCTTCTCCAATACAAGATACACGGCATCGGTTATTTCCTCATCGTTATCTTCTTCTGAAGGTATTACCTCCAACCCGTTGATGACATCCCGACTACCCGGTATCCACCAGGCCAGTACTCCGCACAGACGCTTGTGGGATAAGCTGATTACCTGTCCATTTAAAGTCACTACCCCATCCTCTACGGCTACCTCGATGATCCCATCGGTTTTTAACGGAGATTTTCTCAAGGTTTCTACCTGATCTTTAATTCGCATTTGAATATCACAGTTCTCTAAGGCCGGTTCTTGAATAAGGGCCTGACAGACATGATCACGGATGACATCATCGCTCATGCGTTCAGCGGGAACTACCCGTAGACGGTCTACAATCCCGCTAATCCCGTGTATAGCAGCGGCTAATTCTAACGCAAGCTTCTTGGCTGCTATATTCTCCATTTCCCCCTCCAGGGTTAAGACACCATCGCTGAAGCTTATACGAATAGGATAATTATTCAGGTCAATACGGGGCTCTCGTTCAAAGGCTGCGTTGACTTCCCTCAGGATCTCTTCCTTGATATGCAAAGGATCCTCGTCCTCAAAACGCAAAATGGTCTGACTGTTATCCTTAGCTATAACTTTCAACGCCCATGCTTTACCACTATCTGTATATGCCAGCCAAACGGCTTTAGGGGCTGTAATAGTATGGGTGAAAGTTTTTTCGCCTTGACTTACAGTCATGAGAATAGCATCCGATTTCGGATCAAAGTCCACAGCTATCAAGGAGATAGTTTGGGCAGCCAGGTCCGTACCCCATTCTTGACCTACTACCTCAATACTGACCGGTCTGCCCTGATTATCCTGGCTAAACTGCTCGAGGAAAGGCAACCAGCCATCCCGGCTAATTTGCTCGTTCATAGGACCGCCTTCTTACTCCCTTCCTTGTTTATGGCTTGCTGGTTCAATTCTTCAGTCCTGAAGCTTCAAACTGCTCCAGGGCTTCTAAGGCCTGGCAACCATAAATCGTTGCCGGTCCTCCTCCCATAAGGATGGCAACGCCAATCGTCTCCAAAATCTCCTGGCGTGTGGCACCTGCACGGAGGGCATCATGAATGTGATAGGCGATACATCCATCGCATCGAACAGCAATACCGATACCCAGGGCAATGAGTTCTTTAATCTTTGTATTCAACGCACCTTCAGCTACAGCATACTTGTGGAGTTGAACAAATCCGGACATTGGGTTTGGAATCTCTTTCCCTAATTTACCCATCAGGGTTTTAAGATGATTATAGTATTGGAGGTACTCTTTTTCCATAATTTACCCTTTTATTCTAGATCCACTACTCCTGTAAACAAACCTTGATTGAACAGGGTGCCTACCGGGTAGTATCTGGTTAAGGATAATCTTCATCTACAGGGTTAAACCGACTGATGTTTACCGACAAGTTTTACTGTACTGGCTTGGGGGCCTTTTTCACCTTCCTCTTCAACAAAGCGTACTTCCATTCCAATTCTCAGATGTTTGAATCCTTCCTCCAACACACTATTTCTATGAAAATAAATTTCTCGCCCGTCGGGTGTTTCTAAAAAGCCGTAACCTTCTTCGGGAAACAATTTACTAACCCGGGCATGAGGTTCTGCCTCATGGGTTTTCACGGTCCCACGGAGGCGACGTACATAATCCTCCAACCGGCGACCCGCCGCATTAAAAGACTCTCGGATGGCTACATAGAGATCCTCTTGAGGTTCACGATTAATTACAAGTTCTGCACCGGGCACACCTATATCGATACGTACGTTATAAGGTCCTCCCTTCTGATGGTGTCGACCTAGAGCTTCTAGGGTTACCCGGCAACTTATAATCCGGTCGTAGAACTCTTCCAACTTGGCCACCTTCTCACGGATTATTTTCTCATCCGCTTCAGAAAGAGAAACATTGTGGGCCCTGATTTGCAATGGAATTTCCATGATAACCTCCCCTCTTTAAGGACAGTACTCCCCGTGTACCGGTTGATAACCGCAAGTTCTCAATTCTCTTTCCATCTTCTTCTCCATAACAACCGCTTCATCTTCCCTTAATTCTTTTTTTCTTATCTGATCATCAATAGTAATATGGGTAATAACAGGTCCTATTCGGTGTTTTACTACCTCCTGATACCTCTCTACAAGAGAAAACACTTGCTGCCAAGACCCTTCGAGAATCGTTCCGGTGGAGGTAACCTGGTACTTTAAACTACTCCCATTGACAACCTTTAAAACTTCCGCTAAAAGCCCGCTCATACTGACACCTTTTAGGTTTCCAACTGGTGTGATGTTTAGTTTTACAGTCATCTTAATTCCTCCTTATTCTGAAAGCCTCTTTTTACCTGGAGGTATCGCAATTGATATGCCAGAGATAAAAATACCCTTGTAGCATGTTAGAGAATTGAGGCTTACAGAGGCCGGGTTAAATCTGAGTATCGTATACTCAGACCACTTCCCCACCGAAGTATCGCCTAAACGACCGGGGTGTCTCTTCTAAATACCCCACTAAAGGGTGATTATAAGGATTGATCCTATGTAATTGGGCAACATTTTTACAGTGAATAAATATTAAACCTTCTTATTACAGAATATGCGCTATACCGTATACACCTAGAAAATCCCACACAATTCTATGGTCCTTATCTATAAAGCCGATTAGCTAAAGTCAGAAGTTAAGACAAAAATTTGCAACATTGGCAAAAACCACAGATTTGTGGGGAATATCGAGGGATATCCAGGAGGTGTCAGAAATTAAGACAAAAACAACTAAAGTGAATGTAAAATCAACTTCACAAAAGGATTTGCAATTTTGTTAAGCAGGTTTCTCATATCAAGACTTCCTCTATGATAAGTTCAGATTCATCACACAGAGTGGTTTTATGTAATCTTAGGAAGAAATATTTCTGCATCCACGGCTCTGGTTAGATCCTGGAGAGCTTGAGATATCTTTACCGGATAAGGAGGTTCATTCTTAAGCTCTTGCAAATGTTCTGGCAAACGTGCCAGTTCTGCAGCAGCCCGTTTACGCAAATCAGAAAGTGGAATTGGGGGGTTTATTCGACGACCCGCTAACATAAACGGTTGAATTAAAGCCTCTCCCTCTTGGATATCTCCTTCGAGGGTTACTACGTCGTACCTCATACGACCATCGGTTCCCAGGTAACGATAAACCTGTTTACGACCCGGCCAGGTCGCCTTACCCTCCGAGCGCTTACGCCGTGCGCGTCCGGCATATTCTTGGAGCTTGTAAGCACAGTCCAGATATGGAGCATCGGAGGAGGTGTCCAACCGGCTACCAATACCAAATCCATCTATGGGGACTCCGGCTAATACAAACTCTCGTAGGGTATACTCATCCAGGCTGCTACTTGCGAAAATGCGAACTTCTGTAAGTCCGCCCTTATCCAGGATCTGACGCACCTTTCGAGCATGATCCGCCAGATCTCCACTATCCAGGCGGACCCATTTGATGGAAATACCTTCTTTTTTAAGGTGAGGCGCCAAAGCTACGACCTTTTCGGCGGCGGCTTCGGTATCATAGGTATCGATCAGTAAGGCCACATTATCTGGTTGAGAATGAGCAAAGTTTTCAAAGGCTTTTACTTCATCCTCATGGGCCTGGATGAATGAGTGGGCCATAGTCCCATATACCGGAACTCCGAAAAGAGGCGCTGCCAAGACAGTTGCCGAACCAGAAAGCCCGGCCAGATAACTCGCTCGAGCTGCTAGCAGGGCTGCTTCAGCACCATGGGCGCGGCGCATTCCGAAATCCACCAATAACTTCCCAGGGGCTACCAAAACCATTCGCGCAGCTTTGGAGGCAATCAGAGTCTGAAAGTGAAGAAGGTTAATCAAACGTGACTCTACTAACTGGGCTTGAGGTAGAGGAGCCGTAATACGTAAGATAGGCTCATCAGGAAAGAAGATGGTTCCCTCCGGCATGGCATGGACATCGCCGGTAAACCGTAATCCTTCCAGGTAATCCACAAAGCTCTTACTAAAACGGCCACTACTGGCTATCCACTCTAATTCTGGTGGGGTAAAGTGAAGATTCTCCAGGTAATCCAAAACTTGTTCCAAACCAGCCGCCATCAAAAAACCCCGACTGGATGGCAATTTACGGGAGAAGAATTCGAAAACAGCTATATCTTCCATTCCTTGATCGAAATAAGCTTGGAGCATGGTCAGCTCATATAGGTCGGTTAACAGAACACTCGATTGTAGATCTATCATGGGAATGAATGTAGAGCCTAGAGCTTAGAGTCTTTTTCCTGCTCTAGACTTTAGATTTTAATATCGAAAGATTTTAATATCGAAATATCGCAGTTCCAGGTTCATAGGTTTGATCATCAGGAACCTTTTCTACACCAACCGCATAAACGGCTCCTCTGGAGCCCTGATTCGGTAGGATTTGGATAAGAAAATAAAGCAATACGTATACCAATTTTGGAAAATACAGGATAAAGCCGATTCTGAACCTTTCATGATCCTTCGTGAATTAATATTTAAAAACTGCAAGGGTATAGCTGGATTTTATTAAAATTTACCCACATCTTGTCCGGCAATAGAAAAGCGTTATTGCTTCTTGTTTTTTATCTTCAACGATATTTGTCGTAAAATCTTACAATCCAGCCAAAAGTTTACTTCTATGAATCTATTTAAGAATGTCAGAAATTAATACGAAATGACTTTTGTCTGTTTACCTGGTAAGAAGTAAAGAACCGTATTATTTGAGAGTCTGGTATATAGCTTGCTGTTTTTTTCATATAAACAAAGGCAGAGGACGCTTTAACTATTGGAAAGGTGAAAATTGAGATTATGAGCTACTCAAAAAATGAACCCACGACGGATAAGATTAAAGTGCTGACTTCTTCTGGTCAGAAAGTCGTATTTGAAGCACGGAACCTCACCAAGGTTTATCGGATGGGAGAGGTGGAAGTACATGCACTTCGGGGTATCGACCTGGATCTTTTTGAAGGGGAGCTCGTCGTATTACTTGGTCCTTCAGGAAGTGGAAAGTCTACACTCCTCAATATTCTTGGAGGTTTGGATGTACCCACAAGGGGTACCGTGCATTATTTGGATCACAATTTGACAACCTATGATGATTCGATGCTCACACTATATCGTCGGGAGCATGTTGGGTTTGTCTTTCAATTTTACAATCTTATCCCCAGCCTTACTGCACGGGAGAATGTAGCCCTCGTGGCCGAAATAGCCGAAGATCCCATGAAACCGGAGGAAGTTCTTCATCTGGTTGGTCTTAGTGACCGTATGGATCACTTTCCCTCCCAGCTTTCTGGAGGGGAACAACAACGCGTGGCTATTGCTCGTGCCATCGTAAAACGCCCCAATGTGTTACTTTGTGATGAACCCACAGGCGCATTGGATGTTAAGACAGGCGTCATGGTTTTAGAGGTCATTGAACGGGTCAATCGCGAATTGGGAACCCTCACAGCCATTATTACCCATAATGCCATCATTTCTCGAATGGCAGACCGGGTGATTTCCCTTTCAGGGGGAAAGATCTCCGGTATACACCAAAATACTCAAAAAATAGCCGCCAGGGAGCTTATATGGTAAATATATAAATTTTTTCCCCGCGAAGAAAGGAGGCTAAAAAATCAGAATACATGCCTATTCTCAACCGAAAACTCATACGCGATTTCCTTCATATGAAGGGACAGGCCCTGGCTATCTCCCTGGTAATTGCGGCCGGAATAGCTACCTTTGTCATGTCATTAAGTACCCTTGAATCTCTGAAGTGGACTCAGCAAATTTACTACGAACGTTATCGCTTTGCCCATGTTTTTGCCCATCTAAAGCGCGCTCCAAACTCTCTTATTGAACGTATTGCTGAAATCCCTGGAGTTTCTCGGGTTCAGACAAGGATCGTGGTAGAAGTAACCCTCGATATCGAAGGATTGATGGAACCGGCCGTAGGACGACTCATCTCAATACCTGAAAGACCAACACCAGGCCTTAATGAACTTTACCTTCGGAAAGGTCGCTATATTGAACCAGGAAGCCGAGGAGAAGTTCTTGTAAGTGAAGCATTTTTTGAAGCTCACCATTTTAGCCTGAGTGATAAAGTCCTGGCTATCCTTAATGGTCGGAGGGAAGAGCTTAAAATTGTTGGGGTGGTACTCTCACCTGAATACATCTTTCAGATTCGAGCGGGAGATTTTTTACCGGATATAAAACGCTTTGGCGTCTTCTGGATGGGGTATACCGAACTTGCAGCAGCTTTTGATATGGAAGGTGCGTTTAACGATGTGGCGCTTTCTTTGATGTGGGGTGCCTCTGAACCTGAAGTTATAAAACGTCTCGATAATTTAACCAAGCCTTATGGAGGAGTTGGAGCCTATGGACGTTCAGAGCAGATATCCCACCGCTATGTCACAGATGAAATTAGACAGCTTCGAGGTATGGGATTAGTCGCGCCGGTGATTTTCCTTTCTGTTGCAGCTTTTCTCTTAAATGTGATGCTTTCTCGACTCATCAGTACACAGCGCGAGCAGATAGCTGTACTCAAGGCGTTTGGCTACACAAGGTTCGAAATCGGCTGGCACTATCTTAAACTGGTTGGTCTGTTGGTCATACTTGGGGTTGGTCTTGGAACAGGGATTGGGGTTTGGATGGGTCGAAATCTAACCGAGCTTTACACCCGCTTTTATCGTTTTCCGATATTTGAATTTCATCTCAAAATCGGAGTCGTCTTACTGGCCCTGTTAATTAGTATTGCGGCTGCAGTGCTTGGAACTATGGGCGCATTACGTCGAGCCATGAAACTTCCTCCAGCCGAAGCGATGCATCCAGAGCCACCTGCCGTGTACAGGCCAACCCTCATCGAAAGAAGTGGATTACAACGCCTGTTTTCTCCGGGGGAACGGATGATCCTTCGGCAACTAGAAAGACAGCCCCTAAAAACCTTTTTATCTTGTTTAGGGATTGCAATGGCCGTTGCAGTGTTAGTACTCGGAAGTTTTACAGAAGATGCCCTTGATTATGTCTTGGAGATTGAGTTCCATGCTTCGAAGCGTCAAGATATGACGGTGACATTTATTGAACCGGCTTCCGCACCTGCACTCCATGAAATAAATCATCTTCCGGGTGTGCTTTACAGTGAACCCTTTCGAACAGTACCTGTTCGTTTACAGTTTAGACATCACTCGCGTCACGTTTCAATCATGGGACTTGAAACGGAAAGGGGATTATATCGCATCTTAGACAAGAATCAGCACGTCATTTTCTTACCCCCTGAAGGTCTGGTTCTTTCTGAAAAGCTCGCAGAGTTACTTGAGGTCCCAGTAGGCGAGACACTTCTTGTAGAAGTCCTGGAAGGTGAACGGCCAGTTCGTGAGGTGGTTGTTACCGGACTGGTCTCTGATTTCTCGGGTCTTTCTGCATATATGACTGCAAATGCCCTCCATCAGCTCCTGCAGGAAGGTAAAACCCTTTCAGGTGCTTTTCTGGCGGTCGATGACAACCGTATAGAAGAACTTTACAAAACCCTCAAGACAATACCTAGGATTGCAAGTGTAACTGTAAAAAAAGCAACCCTGGAAAGTTTCCGAGAGACCGTGGCAGAAAATCTACTTCTCATGAAGGTTTTCAATATCCTTTTTGCGACCATCCTTGCTTTTGGGGTTGTCTATAACACAGTTCGGATCTCTCTGTCGGAACGGAGTCGAGAATTGGCTACCCTTCGGGTACTTGGTTTCACCCGAAGGGAAGTATCGGTTATTCTTCTGGGAGAACTCGCCGTTCAGACATTCATAGCTATGCCGTTTGGACTCATTCTGGGATATGGCTTTGCCGCTCTGGCAACGCTGACCCTTGATACCGAAATTTATCGTATTCCCTTAGTTGTAAGTCCTTCTACCTTCGCCTTTTCAGCTACGGTTGTTATGATTGCAGCGCTTGTTTCCGGATTGATTGTACGACGAAAGTTGGATCACCTGGATCTGATTGCTGTATTGAAAGCAAGAGAATAAAATTGTTTATGAAACTCTCGATAAAGAATCTGTTCTACATTGGAGTCATTCTCGCTATTTTGACAGTGATTATTTATGCATTTTTACCTAAACCAGTGGACGTTGATTTAGCGTTTGTTATACGGGGTCCATTGCGCATAACCATTGATGAAGATGGGAAAACACGAATCAAGGAGCGTTACGTGGTATCCGCACCCCTTGCGGGGCAATTGCTTCGGGTTGAAATACATGCCGGTGATAGGGTTCAGGCTGGAAAGACCCTGCTAGCCAGGATTAGACCGAGTCCCGCTGCCTTACTGGATGAGCGGACACGTACCGAAGGTATTGCACGGGTGAAAGCCGCCGAAGCAGCTCTTAAACAGATTAGCCCCCAGCTTGGACGAGCCCAAGCCGAACTCAAATTGGCCGAGTCCGAAAAGGAGCGAGCTGAGAAGCTTTTTCAAAATGGTGTGATCTCCAGGCAGGAACTTGACAGAGCACTCACTCTTTTCCGAACTCGATTGGAAGAATTTAAATCGGCCAAATTCGCCGAGGAGATTGCACGCTTCGAGTTGGAGCAGGCTCGTGCTGCACTACTTCAACCAACACCTCAAATGGATGGTCAGGATGAAGATAGAATGAGATTTGATATCTATTCGCCCATTGATGGCCGACTCTTGCGAGTATTTCAAGAAAGTGCAGCTGTGGTGGCTCCAGGGACGCCACTTATGGAGTTGGGCGATCCCAACGACCTGGAATTGGTAGTAGATGTACTTTCTAGCGATGCTGTAAAGATTAGACCAGGAAATAGGGTAATAATAGAACGCTGGGGAGGGGAGTATTCACTTCAAGGTGTGGTTCGACTGGTGGAACCATCTGCTTTTACCAAAATTTCTGCTCTGGGAGTAGAAGAACAACGAGTAAATGTCATTATCGATTTTGTGGATTCCCCTGAAAATAGGGCCGCTCTGGGAGATGGCTATAGGGTTGAAGCCCACATTGTTATCTGGGAAAGGGAAGATGTACTCAAGGTTCCGGTCAGCGCTCTCTTCCGAAATGGACCAGATTGGGCTACCTTTCTCGTTGTTGAAGGACGAGCGAAGTTAAAGCCCGTCAAGATCGGACAGTGGGGGAGTCTTGAGGCAGAAGTACTTGATGGGCTTAACCTGAATGATCAGGTAATTGTGTATCCCAGTGACAAGATCAAGGATGGAGTTGCTGTGACCCCTCGCAAGGGCTCCACGTAGGTTATTCATCCCTTAGTTCAGATAATTCCCTTCCAACAGATTATTTAAAACGAGAACGTGCCTGCTGATAAGCCTTCTCTAAAGCCTCAACAGCCGCATCAATTTTGGGTTTTATATCCTCCCAAACTTCCGTACCAACCGATTTCAGTTCTTCTAGGTACTTCTCGGCAACTTCCTTTTTTTTAAGTAAGTCGTCGACCCTCTTGT is a window of Candidatus Limnocylindrales bacterium DNA encoding:
- a CDS encoding BON domain-containing protein, yielding MNEQISRDGWLPFLEQFSQDNQGRPVSIEVVGQEWGTDLAAQTISLIAVDFDPKSDAILMTVSQGEKTFTHTITAPKAVWLAYTDSGKAWALKVIAKDNSQTILRFEDEDPLHIKEEILREVNAAFEREPRIDLNNYPIRISFSDGVLTLEGEMENIAAKKLALELAAAIHGISGIVDRLRVVPAERMSDDVIRDHVCQALIQEPALENCDIQMRIKDQVETLRKSPLKTDGIIEVAVEDGVVTLNGQVISLSHKRLCGVLAWWIPGSRDVINGLEVIPSEEDNDEEITDAVYLVLEKDPFVNADQIHVSTQNRVVTLEGLVPDQSVKEMAEFDAWYVFGVDKVINKLEVQTTQSDESKS
- a CDS encoding carboxymuconolactone decarboxylase family protein; protein product: MEKEYLQYYNHLKTLMGKLGKEIPNPMSGFVQLHKYAVAEGALNTKIKELIALGIGIAVRCDGCIAYHIHDALRAGATRQEILETIGVAILMGGGPATIYGCQALEALEQFEASGLKN
- a CDS encoding HPF/RaiA family ribosome-associated protein, translated to MEIPLQIRAHNVSLSEADEKIIREKVAKLEEFYDRIISCRVTLEALGRHHQKGGPYNVRIDIGVPGAELVINREPQEDLYVAIRESFNAAGRRLEDYVRRLRGTVKTHEAEPHARVSKLFPEEGYGFLETPDGREIYFHRNSVLEEGFKHLRIGMEVRFVEEEGEKGPQASTVKLVGKHQSV
- a CDS encoding thiamine-binding protein, which encodes MTVKLNITPVGNLKGVSMSGLLAEVLKVVNGSSLKYQVTSTGTILEGSWQQVFSLVERYQEVVKHRIGPVITHITIDDQIRKKELREDEAVVMEKKMERELRTCGYQPVHGEYCP
- a CDS encoding nicotinate phosphoribosyltransferase, whose product is MIDLQSSVLLTDLYELTMLQAYFDQGMEDIAVFEFFSRKLPSSRGFLMAAGLEQVLDYLENLHFTPPELEWIASSGRFSKSFVDYLEGLRFTGDVHAMPEGTIFFPDEPILRITAPLPQAQLVESRLINLLHFQTLIASKAARMVLVAPGKLLVDFGMRRAHGAEAALLAARASYLAGLSGSATVLAAPLFGVPVYGTMAHSFIQAHEDEVKAFENFAHSQPDNVALLIDTYDTEAAAEKVVALAPHLKKEGISIKWVRLDSGDLADHARKVRQILDKGGLTEVRIFASSSLDEYTLREFVLAGVPIDGFGIGSRLDTSSDAPYLDCAYKLQEYAGRARRKRSEGKATWPGRKQVYRYLGTDGRMRYDVVTLEGDIQEGEALIQPFMLAGRRINPPIPLSDLRKRAAAELARLPEHLQELKNEPPYPVKISQALQDLTRAVDAEIFLPKIT
- a CDS encoding ABC transporter ATP-binding protein; translated protein: MSYSKNEPTTDKIKVLTSSGQKVVFEARNLTKVYRMGEVEVHALRGIDLDLFEGELVVLLGPSGSGKSTLLNILGGLDVPTRGTVHYLDHNLTTYDDSMLTLYRREHVGFVFQFYNLIPSLTARENVALVAEIAEDPMKPEEVLHLVGLSDRMDHFPSQLSGGEQQRVAIARAIVKRPNVLLCDEPTGALDVKTGVMVLEVIERVNRELGTLTAIITHNAIISRMADRVISLSGGKISGIHQNTQKIAARELIW
- a CDS encoding FtsX-like permease family protein yields the protein MPILNRKLIRDFLHMKGQALAISLVIAAGIATFVMSLSTLESLKWTQQIYYERYRFAHVFAHLKRAPNSLIERIAEIPGVSRVQTRIVVEVTLDIEGLMEPAVGRLISIPERPTPGLNELYLRKGRYIEPGSRGEVLVSEAFFEAHHFSLSDKVLAILNGRREELKIVGVVLSPEYIFQIRAGDFLPDIKRFGVFWMGYTELAAAFDMEGAFNDVALSLMWGASEPEVIKRLDNLTKPYGGVGAYGRSEQISHRYVTDEIRQLRGMGLVAPVIFLSVAAFLLNVMLSRLISTQREQIAVLKAFGYTRFEIGWHYLKLVGLLVILGVGLGTGIGVWMGRNLTELYTRFYRFPIFEFHLKIGVVLLALLISIAAAVLGTMGALRRAMKLPPAEAMHPEPPAVYRPTLIERSGLQRLFSPGERMILRQLERQPLKTFLSCLGIAMAVAVLVLGSFTEDALDYVLEIEFHASKRQDMTVTFIEPASAPALHEINHLPGVLYSEPFRTVPVRLQFRHHSRHVSIMGLETERGLYRILDKNQHVIFLPPEGLVLSEKLAELLEVPVGETLLVEVLEGERPVREVVVTGLVSDFSGLSAYMTANALHQLLQEGKTLSGAFLAVDDNRIEELYKTLKTIPRIASVTVKKATLESFRETVAENLLLMKVFNILFATILAFGVVYNTVRISLSERSRELATLRVLGFTRREVSVILLGELAVQTFIAMPFGLILGYGFAALATLTLDTEIYRIPLVVSPSTFAFSATVVMIAALVSGLIVRRKLDHLDLIAVLKARE
- a CDS encoding HlyD family efflux transporter periplasmic adaptor subunit; its protein translation is MKLSIKNLFYIGVILAILTVIIYAFLPKPVDVDLAFVIRGPLRITIDEDGKTRIKERYVVSAPLAGQLLRVEIHAGDRVQAGKTLLARIRPSPAALLDERTRTEGIARVKAAEAALKQISPQLGRAQAELKLAESEKERAEKLFQNGVISRQELDRALTLFRTRLEEFKSAKFAEEIARFELEQARAALLQPTPQMDGQDEDRMRFDIYSPIDGRLLRVFQESAAVVAPGTPLMELGDPNDLELVVDVLSSDAVKIRPGNRVIIERWGGEYSLQGVVRLVEPSAFTKISALGVEEQRVNVIIDFVDSPENRAALGDGYRVEAHIVIWEREDVLKVPVSALFRNGPDWATFLVVEGRAKLKPVKIGQWGSLEAEVLDGLNLNDQVIVYPSDKIKDGVAVTPRKGST